One window of Salmo salar chromosome ssa11, Ssal_v3.1, whole genome shotgun sequence genomic DNA carries:
- the LOC106563068 gene encoding alpha-2A adrenergic receptor — translation MAMAMTPDITCLSGPGVNLNISFTSGPTPCNQTVLRTPPYSPEATALFATAITLMMILTIVGNILVIIAVLTSRSLRGPQNLFLVSLAAADILVATLIIPFSLANELQGYWAFRSLWCEIYLALDVLFCTSSIAHLCAISLDRYLSISRPVSYGAQRTPARIKAAIVVVWLLSAAISFPPLLSLDKSEGGVEVCELNNERWYILYSTIGSFFAPCLIMIGVYIRIYQIAKQHTRCPPGEKPNPNKTPDKASSNTTAHAPGPVINPQPKPLSQLQHNRGDGGKADGQSKDAVPSKSLPVSSPSSPPPQSETQAKTPTGPQIEPQLQTQPSSPNSLPTSPQPPSPTIALSPTLPLAVSQPEETHRQGERQEERQRNTTNDDSFSSGSEAEAEMSGKGKGGGGNGIVKNNGGSKHGGAGLKIQPLSSLTSHKFKKTVATPISTELASDRPGKAQATPMSRRKAMVNREKRFTFVLAVVIGVFVICWFPFFFSYSLKAICPKTCSLPDPLFKFFFWIGYCNSCLNPVIYTIFNQDFRKAFKKILCRDTKGTNV, via the coding sequence ATGGCCATGGCCATGACCCCAGATATTACATGCTTGTCAGGGCCAGGGGTGAACCTGAACATCAGCTTCACCTCCGGCCCCACCCCCTGCAACCAGACAGTACTGCGAACCCCACCCTATTCCCCAGAGGCCACTGCGTTGTTCGCCACCGCGATCACCCTCATGATGATCCTCACCATCGTGGGCAACATCCTGGTCATCATCGCCGTACTGACCTCGCGCTCGCTCCGCGGCCCACAGAACCTCTTCCTGGTCTCGCTGGCCGCAGCCGACATCCTGGTGGCTACCCTCATCATCCCCTTCTCACTGGCCAATGAGCTTCAGGGATACTGGGCGTTCCGTTCACTGTGGTGTGAGATCTACCTGGCGTTGGACGTCCTCTTCTGCACGTCCTCCATCGCTCACCTCTGTGCCATCTCTTTGGACCGCTACCTGTCCATCTCCCGGCCCGTGTCCTATGGCGCCCAACGGACCCCCGCACGCATCAAGGCGGCCATCGTGGTGGTCTGGCTTCTCTCGGCTgccatctccttccctcccctcctctccctggataagagtgagggaggggtggaggtgtgTGAGCTGAACAACGAGCGTTGGTATATTCTCTACTCCACAATCGGCTCATTCTTCGCCCCGTGTCTCATCATGATCGGGGTTTACATCAGGATCTACCAGATCGCCAAGCAACACACAAGATGTCCGCCAGGGGAAAAACCCAACCCTAACAAAACTCCCGACAAAGCGTCTAGCAACACAACAGCCCACGCACCTGGACCTGTCATTAACCCCCAGCCCAAGCCTCTCAGCCAACTACAGCACaacagaggggatggagggaaagCAGACGGACAATCCAAGGATGCCGTACCTTCGAAgagtctccctgtctcctccccctcgTCTCCTCCTCCCCAGAGCGAGACCCAGGCCAAGACCCCTACCGGTCCACAGATTGAACCACAACTCCAGACCCAGCCTTCTTCACcaaactctctccccacctcaccCCAGCCTCCCTCACCCACCATAGCTCTCTCCCCCACACTCCCCCTTGCAGTCAGCCAACCTGAGGAGACCCACAGACAGggtgagagacaggaggagagacagagaaacaccaCCAATGATGACAGCTTCAGCTCTGGCTccgaggcagaggcagagatgagtggaaaaggaaagggagggggagggaacgGGATAGTTAAGAATAATGGAGGGTCAAAGCATGGAGGTGCAGGGTTAAAAATtcaacctctctcttctctgaccTCTCACAAGTTCAAAAAGACTGTTGCCACACCCATCAGCACAGAGCTGGCCTCTGACAGGCCAGGCAAGGCCCAAGCCACGCCAATGTCTCGGCGCAAGGCCATGGTGAACCGCGAGAAGCGCTTCACGTTTGTCCTGGCTGTGGTAATCGGTGTGTTTGTCATCTGTTGGTTCCCTTTCTTCTTCTCCTACTCGCTGAAGGCCATCTGTCCTAAGACCTGCTCTCTCCCTGATCCCCTCTTCAAGTTCTTCTTCTGGATTGGCTACTGCAACTCCTGTCTGAACCCTGTCATATACACCATCTTCAACCAGGACTTCAGGAAGGCCTTCAAGAAGATCCTCTGTAGGGACACCAAGGGGACAAACGTCTAG